From Bacillus solimangrovi, one genomic window encodes:
- the rsmD gene encoding 16S rRNA (guanine(966)-N(2))-methyltransferase RsmD: protein MRVIAGTQKGRQLKAVPGNSTRPTTDKVKEAMFNVIGPYFEGGIGLDLFAGSGSLGIESLSRGLDSMIFVDRHPKAIETIRDNIRTVKLEERAEVYRNDANRALKAVHKRDLQFSVIFLDPPYEKIKLKPLMETISEMELVVEGGWIVTEHPADSDLADLVVDFERLKHEEYNKTTAISIYRRMHSE from the coding sequence ATGCGTGTAATTGCTGGAACGCAAAAAGGGCGCCAATTAAAAGCTGTCCCTGGTAATTCGACAAGGCCAACGACTGATAAAGTAAAAGAAGCGATGTTTAATGTGATTGGTCCTTATTTCGAAGGTGGTATAGGGTTGGATTTGTTTGCCGGAAGTGGTTCGTTAGGAATTGAATCATTAAGTAGAGGTCTTGATTCCATGATTTTCGTTGATCGTCATCCGAAGGCTATTGAAACAATCCGAGATAATATTCGAACTGTTAAGTTAGAAGAACGTGCTGAAGTGTATCGAAATGATGCAAACCGTGCACTAAAGGCAGTACATAAACGCGATTTGCAATTTTCAGTGATTTTCCTCGATCCACCGTATGAGAAGATAAAACTGAAACCATTAATGGAAACGATTTCAGAAATGGAATTAGTTGTAGAAGGAGGTTGGATTGTTACTGAACATCCAGCTGATTCAGATTTAGCTGATCTCGTGGTAGACTTCGAACGACTGAAACATGAGGAGTATAACAAAACGACAGCTATTTCTATTTATAGACGAATGCATTCTGAATAG
- a CDS encoding stalk domain-containing protein gives MLKRIFGMLILFVFIITGLVGYQWLSYQRGESAVVRMQTSPLNYEIKVTHQAGRLKVEQNVQNIQQQQFYVQIPKGSSDVLCEFDSKSKCEWIGDPKSKQLNVEGAPKVTLTYELSLNEEDTSRWLEDWYIKFLDEELQPYAANMSVTVSEETNTAIAWAAGALNLADVKREYLRYFAWEKQNTTSFPLYMSEEPLAKLSNDKVLSYLSESATYNLNNSWFENLPDYSGLTVVSTTKSNVKLAPLLVVLPVEINQTDADEEIALAYILDSKRPSTEDITWIWKVFPPLVNQQITVDGKVGQMVEQLQTQLNEEELERFIIWLFEKETELVTLQDLDDALSYVTGRQTQFFSINGEISAPLEPLYFVDERDVYFGGKQINQNWHAVYQRGKMYLPLVQVVKAVGFEVTEFEGEETFLVRKGGNTWRLFLNESFFIYNQEDYGLTSKPLEKINGHVYISEKWFEEILRLEIVKRDEGINIQ, from the coding sequence ATGCTTAAACGAATATTCGGTATGCTTATATTGTTTGTGTTTATTATTACTGGACTAGTAGGATACCAGTGGTTAAGTTATCAACGTGGTGAATCTGCAGTTGTAAGGATGCAGACATCACCGCTTAATTATGAAATAAAGGTAACTCATCAAGCTGGTAGATTAAAGGTCGAACAGAATGTACAAAATATTCAACAACAGCAGTTTTATGTGCAAATTCCTAAAGGTTCATCAGATGTATTGTGTGAGTTTGATAGCAAAAGTAAGTGTGAATGGATAGGTGACCCAAAGAGCAAACAACTAAACGTTGAAGGTGCGCCTAAGGTTACACTCACTTACGAACTATCACTGAATGAAGAGGATACGAGTCGTTGGTTAGAAGATTGGTACATAAAATTCCTAGATGAAGAATTACAACCGTATGCTGCAAATATGAGTGTTACAGTTTCTGAGGAAACAAATACAGCTATTGCATGGGCAGCTGGAGCATTAAATCTTGCTGATGTGAAGCGTGAATATTTGCGATATTTCGCATGGGAGAAACAAAATACAACTTCTTTTCCGTTATATATGAGCGAGGAGCCATTAGCTAAGTTATCGAATGATAAAGTTTTATCTTATTTATCTGAAAGTGCCACATATAACTTGAATAACAGTTGGTTTGAAAATCTACCTGATTATTCTGGTTTGACGGTAGTATCAACGACAAAAAGTAATGTAAAGCTAGCACCACTTCTAGTCGTTTTGCCTGTTGAGATAAATCAAACAGACGCAGATGAAGAAATTGCACTAGCTTATATTTTGGATTCAAAGAGACCGTCTACAGAAGATATAACATGGATTTGGAAAGTTTTCCCTCCACTTGTGAATCAGCAGATCACAGTCGACGGTAAGGTTGGACAGATGGTTGAGCAGCTGCAAACTCAATTAAATGAAGAAGAATTAGAAAGATTTATAATTTGGTTGTTTGAGAAAGAAACGGAACTTGTCACATTACAAGATTTAGATGATGCGTTAAGTTATGTAACAGGAAGACAGACACAATTTTTCAGTATTAATGGTGAAATAAGTGCTCCTCTAGAGCCATTATATTTTGTTGATGAACGTGATGTGTATTTTGGTGGTAAGCAGATTAATCAAAATTGGCATGCTGTATATCAACGAGGCAAGATGTATTTACCACTCGTTCAAGTTGTAAAGGCAGTTGGTTTTGAGGTTACTGAATTTGAAGGTGAAGAAACGTTTCTTGTACGAAAAGGTGGGAATACGTGGCGACTGTTTCTAAATGAGAGCTTCTTTATTTATAACCAAGAAGATTATGGACTAACATCGAAACCATTGGAGAAAATAAATGGTCATGTATATATATCAGAGAAATGGTTTGAAGAGATATTAAGGTTAGAAATCGTAAAAAGAGATGAAGGAATTAATATACAGTAA
- the ylbJ gene encoding sporulation integral membrane protein YlbJ has translation MTYSKFKTVALSLLLLLFAVSLISYPQDALQASIRGLNMWWDVVFPSLLPFFVVSELLIGYGVVHFIGVLLEPIMRPVFRVPGSGGFVWAMGMASGFPSGAKLTARLWQENEITTVEAERLASFTNSSNPLFIFGAVAVGFFHDPKLGILLAVSHYLGNICVGLIMRFHGKDHIKPITIHPNKKQFILKEAFLRMHNTRINESRPLGKMLGDAVTSSVQTLLMIGGFIILFSVFNKVLHVAGITEMIANFFSTVLLFFSLSNLLAIPLISGLFEITLGSQMTSQTETVSLLEQAIITSFILGFSGFSVQAQVASILAETKIRFRPFFLARILQGFFSALITALLYQSLYVQLHTFEKHTKDIPVFNTEITTNFIMDIWYLLLQYGAHFTLFVLCFSIYYYFSKQLRL, from the coding sequence ATTACGTATTCAAAATTCAAAACAGTCGCTTTATCTTTATTATTATTATTATTTGCAGTTTCTTTAATATCATATCCACAAGATGCTTTACAAGCGTCTATTCGTGGATTAAATATGTGGTGGGACGTAGTCTTCCCATCATTACTACCATTTTTCGTCGTTTCTGAACTACTAATCGGTTATGGTGTTGTTCATTTTATCGGGGTTCTATTAGAGCCGATTATGCGTCCTGTCTTTCGTGTCCCTGGTTCAGGTGGTTTCGTATGGGCTATGGGCATGGCCTCTGGTTTTCCATCTGGTGCAAAGTTAACAGCAAGATTATGGCAGGAAAATGAAATAACAACTGTAGAAGCTGAACGACTAGCATCCTTTACAAACTCATCTAACCCTCTTTTCATCTTCGGAGCGGTAGCAGTCGGCTTTTTTCACGATCCAAAGCTAGGTATACTTCTAGCCGTATCACATTATCTTGGTAACATTTGTGTCGGTTTAATCATGCGATTTCATGGAAAGGACCACATAAAGCCAATTACTATTCACCCCAATAAAAAACAATTCATTCTAAAAGAAGCTTTCTTGCGCATGCATAATACCCGCATCAATGAAAGTAGACCACTCGGAAAGATGCTTGGAGATGCAGTAACATCTTCAGTACAAACACTGTTAATGATCGGTGGATTCATCATTTTATTCTCTGTATTTAATAAAGTATTACATGTTGCAGGAATAACCGAAATGATTGCAAACTTCTTTAGTACAGTCTTACTTTTTTTCTCTCTTTCAAATCTCTTAGCTATTCCTTTAATATCTGGATTGTTTGAAATCACATTAGGCAGCCAGATGACTAGTCAAACAGAGACGGTTTCACTATTAGAACAGGCAATTATTACAAGCTTTATTCTTGGTTTCAGCGGTTTTTCTGTACAAGCTCAAGTAGCTAGCATTCTCGCTGAAACAAAAATACGTTTTCGACCATTCTTCCTTGCAAGAATTCTACAAGGGTTCTTCTCAGCACTTATTACTGCGTTACTTTATCAATCCTTGTACGTTCAATTACATACGTTTGAAAAGCATACAAAAGATATTCCTGTCTTTAACACTGAAATAACAACCAATTTCATCATGGACATTTGGTATCTCTTACTTCAATATGGAGCACATTTTACTTTATTTGTTTTATGCTTCTCAATTTATTATTATTTTTCAAAACAGTTACGTTTATAA
- a CDS encoding nucleotidyltransferase, protein MKACGLVVEYNPFHNGHAFHLEQAKKTSNADIIIAVMSGNFLQRGEPAIVSKWARAKMALAAGVDLVIELPYSFAVQKADRFAYGAVALLDALNADYFCFGSEHGEIEPFIETSRFLLENEQTISQRMKAALRSGVSFPSAASAAIEQVIDQPLPLDTHAPNNILGLSYVKAALELGSSIKPLTIKRTGAHYHDQDVTGHIASATSIRRIIFEEGKSISTLSHVLPNSSITELVEYNKQNKQLHSWEHYFSLLKFRLLTMSHTELASIAEVEEGLEYRFKNAIKEATSFEEFIKRVKTKRYTWTRLQRAAIHILTNTTKEQLITSGQKPAYLRLLGMSEQGQTYLRHHKKHFSLPLVSKISAFSHPQLSLDLKAADTYQLCFDEPLRSQALHKEYATIPIRV, encoded by the coding sequence ATGAAAGCTTGTGGACTTGTCGTAGAATATAACCCTTTTCATAATGGGCATGCCTTTCACCTTGAACAGGCAAAAAAAACTAGTAATGCAGATATTATTATTGCGGTAATGAGCGGAAACTTTCTTCAGCGTGGAGAACCAGCCATTGTTTCAAAATGGGCTCGTGCTAAAATGGCTCTAGCAGCAGGCGTTGACCTTGTCATTGAACTTCCATATTCATTTGCCGTTCAAAAGGCTGACCGTTTTGCTTATGGCGCCGTCGCACTATTGGATGCATTAAATGCTGACTATTTCTGTTTTGGTAGCGAACATGGTGAGATAGAACCTTTCATTGAAACGAGCCGCTTTTTACTTGAAAACGAACAAACAATCTCACAACGAATGAAGGCAGCTCTTCGCTCAGGTGTAAGTTTTCCTTCAGCAGCCTCAGCAGCCATCGAACAAGTAATAGATCAACCACTTCCTCTTGATACTCATGCACCTAATAACATACTTGGTCTTTCATATGTGAAAGCAGCTCTTGAATTAGGTTCTTCCATCAAGCCACTTACAATTAAACGAACTGGTGCGCATTACCATGATCAAGATGTTACTGGACATATTGCTAGCGCAACGAGCATTCGAAGGATAATCTTCGAGGAAGGTAAATCTATTTCTACATTATCTCATGTTTTACCAAACTCATCTATTACTGAGCTTGTAGAATATAATAAGCAAAATAAACAACTCCATAGTTGGGAACATTACTTTTCACTACTCAAATTTCGATTACTAACGATGAGTCACACAGAACTTGCTTCAATTGCAGAAGTTGAAGAGGGACTAGAATATCGATTCAAAAATGCGATTAAAGAAGCGACTTCATTTGAAGAGTTTATAAAACGTGTGAAAACAAAGCGTTATACGTGGACACGCCTTCAACGAGCAGCGATACATATCTTAACAAATACAACAAAGGAACAACTAATAACAAGTGGTCAAAAGCCTGCTTATCTACGTTTACTCGGGATGAGTGAACAAGGACAAACATACTTACGTCATCATAAGAAACATTTTTCACTGCCGCTTGTCTCAAAAATATCTGCTTTTTCTCACCCTCAATTAAGTTTAGATTTGAAAGCGGCTGATACATACCAGTTATGTTTTGATGAACCACTTCGTTCTCAAGCACTTCATAAGGAATATGCTACGATACCAATTCGTGTATAA
- a CDS encoding beta-ketoacyl-ACP reductase — MRLQGKVAIVTGAGQGIGEATAKKFAKEGAKVVVVDLNEHGINSTVDAINKDNGEAIGIVVDVTNREQVQAMIERTVEQYGKLDSVVNNAGITADSTLAKMTDEQWENVIDVNLKGVYLVGQAAAKQMKEQGFGGTILNASSVVGLYGNYGQTNYAASKWGVIGMTKTWAKELGKDKIRSNAVAPGFIQTPMVEKMPEKVVAAMKARAALGILGEPEDIANAYVFLASDDARFITGAVLSVDGGMVI; from the coding sequence ATGAGATTACAGGGGAAAGTAGCGATTGTAACAGGTGCTGGTCAAGGGATTGGAGAGGCGACTGCGAAAAAGTTTGCAAAAGAAGGTGCGAAGGTTGTTGTTGTTGATCTAAACGAGCACGGAATTAACAGCACGGTTGATGCGATTAACAAAGATAATGGTGAAGCAATTGGTATAGTAGTTGATGTTACTAATCGTGAACAAGTTCAAGCTATGATTGAAAGGACAGTTGAACAATACGGAAAGCTCGATAGTGTTGTGAACAATGCAGGTATTACTGCAGATAGTACGCTCGCAAAAATGACAGATGAGCAGTGGGAAAATGTTATTGACGTCAATCTAAAGGGTGTATATCTTGTTGGACAAGCAGCTGCAAAACAAATGAAAGAACAAGGGTTTGGGGGTACAATTTTAAATGCATCTAGTGTTGTTGGATTGTACGGGAACTACGGACAAACAAACTATGCTGCATCAAAATGGGGAGTAATTGGTATGACAAAAACGTGGGCGAAAGAGCTGGGCAAGGACAAGATTCGTTCAAATGCCGTTGCACCAGGATTTATTCAAACTCCAATGGTTGAAAAAATGCCAGAGAAAGTCGTAGCAGCTATGAAAGCTAGAGCAGCACTAGGGATATTAGGTGAGCCCGAAGACATTGCTAATGCATACGTTTTTTTAGCTTCAGATGACGCACGTTTTATTACAGGTGCAGTGTTAAGTGTTGATGGAGGAATGGTAATTTAA
- a CDS encoding DUF7147 family protein, with translation MIQRFIELGEGYSDLYELIEIAQNNQHRLVHMMAFYTKINERDVASLAVVLQPTNPGNFQPIYICREGIPNPHVTANQRFNLFKEAATKLEKTLIEFDVKPSTTFGEKELYYQHLIGILRMNHFIPPMQ, from the coding sequence ATGATTCAACGTTTTATTGAACTTGGAGAAGGCTATTCAGATCTGTACGAGCTGATTGAAATAGCACAAAACAATCAACACCGCTTAGTTCATATGATGGCTTTTTACACAAAAATAAATGAGCGTGACGTCGCATCTCTAGCTGTCGTATTGCAACCAACAAATCCAGGGAATTTTCAACCTATTTACATATGTCGAGAAGGTATTCCAAACCCGCATGTAACAGCGAATCAACGGTTTAATTTATTTAAAGAGGCTGCAACAAAATTAGAAAAAACGTTAATTGAATTTGATGTGAAACCATCAACTACCTTTGGAGAAAAGGAACTTTACTACCAGCACCTCATCGGTATACTAAGAATGAATCATTTTATACCACCGATGCAATAA
- the coaD gene encoding pantetheine-phosphate adenylyltransferase gives MASVAVCPGSFDPITLGHLDIIKRGASVFDKVYVCVLNNSSKNPLFSVEERMELIREATKDIANVEVDSFQGLLIEYAQEIGAKAILRGLRAVSDFEYEMQGTAMNRKLNEDIETFFMMTNNQYSYLSSSIVKEVAKYKGSVRDLVPACVEKAMVAKYN, from the coding sequence ATGGCAAGTGTAGCGGTTTGTCCGGGTAGCTTCGATCCGATTACGCTCGGACATTTAGACATTATTAAACGAGGGGCAAGTGTGTTTGACAAAGTGTATGTATGTGTATTAAATAATTCTTCAAAGAATCCACTTTTTTCAGTTGAAGAACGAATGGAGCTCATTCGCGAAGCAACGAAAGATATTGCAAATGTCGAAGTCGATAGTTTTCAAGGATTACTTATTGAATATGCTCAGGAAATTGGGGCAAAAGCAATATTACGTGGTCTTCGAGCGGTGTCAGACTTTGAATATGAGATGCAAGGTACGGCTATGAATCGAAAATTGAATGAAGATATTGAAACCTTCTTTATGATGACAAATAATCAATATTCTTATTTAAGCTCAAGCATTGTAAAAGAAGTGGCCAAATATAAAGGGAGTGTTAGAGACCTCGTTCCAGCCTGTGTTGAGAAAGCGATGGTTGCGAAGTATAATTAG
- a CDS encoding MFS transporter produces MEQWKRNLWILFICQFIVLGSMTMILPFLPLYLQELGVTDPNKVSLWSGLIFGANFFTAFIFSPFWGRLADKHGRKLMILRSGFGMSIVIILTGFATGPFGLLIVRLLNGIVSGFIPASIGLVATNTPKERVGYALGTLQSGAVAGSIIGPLFGGLMAESFGFRFIFNITGVCILVAAIVVLIFVKEIEKPTGNQVKSNAIKDFKRITAQKPMLALFFTAFLIQLAMLGVNPIIPLFVQELSSGQNVAFLAGAATSVMGISNMIASPQIGKLADKKSPHRILFITLTAAACISIPHAFVNELWQLFLFRFLLGLCVGGLLPTVNALIKRLSPEGMESRTYGFSNSFIYLGNMLGPILGGWLAASIGLRGVFIFSAIFFMVNALLVNFYIAPILDGKRFARLFDFAKSS; encoded by the coding sequence ATGGAACAATGGAAACGAAATCTATGGATTCTATTTATCTGCCAATTTATCGTACTAGGATCAATGACGATGATCCTACCGTTCCTACCACTGTATTTGCAAGAGCTTGGAGTAACCGACCCTAATAAAGTAAGCTTGTGGTCAGGGTTAATTTTTGGAGCTAATTTTTTTACTGCTTTTATTTTTTCACCATTTTGGGGAAGGCTTGCTGATAAGCATGGACGGAAGCTAATGATTTTACGTTCTGGTTTTGGGATGAGTATCGTCATTATCTTAACAGGTTTTGCAACAGGTCCGTTCGGGCTACTAATCGTTCGATTATTAAATGGTATAGTGAGTGGGTTTATTCCAGCATCAATTGGTTTAGTAGCGACAAATACACCAAAGGAACGTGTTGGTTACGCTCTGGGAACACTTCAATCTGGTGCAGTAGCTGGTAGTATTATCGGTCCTTTATTTGGAGGACTAATGGCAGAATCATTTGGTTTTCGTTTTATTTTTAACATTACTGGAGTTTGTATATTAGTTGCGGCAATTGTTGTTCTTATATTTGTAAAAGAAATAGAAAAACCAACAGGTAATCAAGTGAAGAGTAATGCAATTAAAGATTTCAAACGTATTACAGCACAGAAACCGATGTTAGCTCTCTTTTTTACTGCATTTTTGATCCAGTTAGCTATGCTCGGAGTTAATCCAATCATTCCACTATTTGTGCAAGAGCTTTCGTCTGGACAAAATGTAGCTTTCCTTGCTGGGGCAGCAACTTCGGTAATGGGAATCTCAAACATGATTGCATCACCACAGATTGGTAAGTTAGCAGATAAGAAGAGTCCTCATAGAATTCTTTTCATTACATTAACTGCAGCAGCATGTATTTCAATACCACATGCTTTTGTCAACGAGTTATGGCAGTTATTTTTATTCCGTTTCTTACTAGGTTTATGTGTAGGTGGTTTATTACCGACTGTCAATGCACTAATTAAACGTTTATCTCCAGAGGGCATGGAAAGTCGAACGTATGGGTTTTCAAATAGTTTTATTTATCTTGGTAATATGCTTGGTCCAATTCTGGGAGGATGGTTAGCAGCAAGCATTGGCTTAAGGGGTGTATTCATTTTCTCTGCAATTTTTTTCATGGTTAATGCATTGCTTGTTAATTTCTATATTGCACCAATATTAGATGGTAAACGTTTTGCTCGGTTATTTGATTTTGCAAAGTCAAGTTAA
- a CDS encoding SepM family pheromone-processing serine protease translates to MGNRKSLFRPIILTVILVLVLTMIQLPYYISTPGMAKELSPIIQVEGGHEEEGTFMLTTVRFGKANIINYALAHVRDFYKIYPEDEIRPEGVSDEEYQQMQLHMMDTSKESASYIAYKKAGRSVTVNDEGVYVEAVIKGMPAEGKLLTGDRISAINNEEIYSAEELIEYVSELSAGTLVTLQVERSEQMEEIGIELASYPGEPTKVGVGISLVTDREVVVNPKVEIDTAEIGGPSAGLMFTLEIYNQLVEEDLTKGYRIAGTGTMNYEGVVGPIGGIEQKIVAADKSEAEIFFAPNEEGDEDSNYKIALEAAAQIKTDMKIIPVDTFEDAVDYLNSLQAK, encoded by the coding sequence ATGGGAAATCGTAAATCATTATTCAGGCCAATTATCCTTACAGTCATCCTTGTTCTTGTGCTAACAATGATTCAATTACCTTATTATATTTCCACACCTGGAATGGCGAAAGAGCTTTCTCCAATTATTCAGGTAGAGGGTGGGCATGAAGAGGAAGGTACATTCATGTTAACGACTGTACGATTTGGAAAAGCTAATATTATAAATTATGCACTTGCACATGTGAGAGACTTTTATAAGATATACCCGGAAGATGAGATAAGACCAGAGGGTGTTTCTGATGAAGAGTATCAACAAATGCAACTACATATGATGGATACATCAAAAGAATCCGCATCTTATATCGCATACAAGAAAGCTGGTAGAAGTGTTACTGTTAATGATGAAGGAGTTTATGTTGAAGCTGTAATAAAAGGAATGCCTGCTGAAGGCAAGCTTCTAACAGGAGATCGCATTTCAGCAATCAATAATGAGGAAATTTACTCAGCAGAAGAGCTTATCGAATACGTGTCAGAACTTTCTGCCGGCACGTTAGTAACTCTTCAAGTCGAACGAAGTGAACAAATGGAAGAAATTGGTATCGAGCTTGCATCATATCCGGGTGAACCAACAAAGGTAGGAGTTGGGATTAGTCTTGTTACTGATCGTGAAGTCGTTGTTAATCCAAAGGTAGAAATTGATACAGCTGAAATTGGTGGTCCTTCTGCAGGATTAATGTTCACGCTAGAAATATACAATCAATTAGTTGAAGAGGACCTTACGAAAGGTTATCGAATTGCAGGAACAGGTACGATGAATTATGAAGGAGTAGTTGGACCAATCGGTGGTATTGAACAAAAAATTGTTGCAGCAGATAAGTCTGAAGCAGAAATCTTTTTTGCCCCAAATGAAGAAGGTGATGAAGACTCTAATTACAAAATTGCATTAGAAGCAGCAGCACAAATTAAAACAGATATGAAAATTATTCCAGTAGATACATTTGAAGACGCTGTGGATTATTTAAATAGTCTACAGGCAAAGTAA
- a CDS encoding acetyl-CoA C-acetyltransferase, translating into MREVVIVSAARTPVGSFGGALSSVSAVDLGVVAAKEAMKRGGISPDMIDEVLVGNILSAGQGQNPARQVAIQAGMPETTSAMTINKLCGSGLRTVSMAAQFISLGDANVIMAGGIESMSNAPYLMPNARWGQRMGDGKIVDSMIHDALTDAFHGIHMGITAENIAEQWGFSREEQDQFALESQLKAENAQKEGRFRDEIVSVEVPQRRGEPLVVNTDEYPKNGMTMDKLAKLRPAFKKDGTVTAGNASGINDGGAMVILMAKEKAEELGITYLATVKSYASAALDPKIMGYGPVPATKKALQKAGLTIHDIDLVEANEAFAAQSLAVVKDLEINKERVNVNGGAIALGHPVGASGTRILITLLYEMIRRDAKTGLATLCIGGGQGTSLIIERA; encoded by the coding sequence ATGAGAGAAGTTGTAATTGTAAGCGCTGCACGTACACCAGTTGGATCATTTGGTGGTGCACTTTCATCTGTGTCTGCAGTTGATCTAGGTGTAGTAGCTGCTAAGGAAGCGATGAAGCGTGGAGGCATATCACCTGATATGATTGATGAGGTTCTAGTAGGTAACATATTGTCAGCAGGCCAAGGGCAAAATCCTGCCCGTCAAGTAGCGATTCAAGCTGGTATGCCTGAAACAACATCTGCTATGACAATTAACAAATTGTGTGGTTCAGGTTTGCGTACAGTAAGTATGGCTGCCCAATTTATCTCATTAGGTGATGCCAATGTCATTATGGCAGGTGGAATTGAGAGTATGAGTAATGCACCATACTTAATGCCGAATGCGCGCTGGGGTCAGCGCATGGGTGATGGTAAAATTGTCGACTCAATGATTCATGATGCGCTTACTGATGCATTTCATGGTATACATATGGGAATTACAGCGGAAAATATTGCAGAGCAATGGGGTTTCAGCCGTGAAGAGCAAGACCAATTTGCGTTAGAGAGTCAATTAAAAGCTGAGAATGCACAAAAAGAAGGACGTTTTCGAGATGAAATCGTTTCTGTAGAAGTTCCACAGCGCAGGGGTGAACCTCTTGTAGTTAATACAGACGAGTATCCTAAAAATGGGATGACAATGGACAAGTTGGCGAAGCTAAGACCTGCATTTAAGAAGGATGGTACGGTAACTGCAGGTAATGCCTCAGGTATAAACGATGGTGGTGCGATGGTCATTTTAATGGCAAAAGAAAAAGCCGAAGAACTCGGTATAACTTATTTGGCAACAGTTAAGTCATATGCTTCAGCAGCACTAGATCCGAAAATTATGGGGTATGGCCCAGTTCCAGCAACTAAGAAAGCGCTTCAAAAGGCAGGATTAACGATTCATGATATTGATCTAGTTGAAGCTAATGAAGCATTCGCAGCTCAATCTCTCGCAGTCGTGAAAGATTTAGAGATTAACAAAGAAAGAGTGAATGTTAATGGGGGTGCCATTGCACTGGGTCATCCTGTTGGAGCTTCAGGCACTCGTATTCTAATTACACTGTTATATGAGATGATTCGTCGAGATGCAAAGACAGGTTTAGCAACTCTTTGTATCGGTGGAGGACAAGGAACCTCTCTAATCATCGAACGTGCATAA
- a CDS encoding patatin-like phospholipase family protein — protein sequence MRPKIGLALGSGGARGFAHLGVLRALQDENIPIDIIAGSSMGSLIGAFYGAGHDMSRLYKLATAFRRKYYLDFTVPKMGFITGNRVKDLIHIFTKGKQIEELDVKLGVIATDLIKGTKRVFTQGNLPEAVRASISIPGIFVPVKIDGNLYVDGGVIDRVPITTARELGADLVIAVDVSHVKADVEITSIYDVIMQSIDILQDELVKSRGLDADVMIVPDVTQFSSRAFTNLEEIIQIGEEETRQHIPLIKSAISSWEGVHHGKS from the coding sequence ATGAGACCAAAAATTGGTCTGGCCCTTGGTTCTGGTGGCGCAAGAGGATTTGCACACCTAGGTGTGCTTCGTGCGCTTCAAGATGAGAATATTCCAATTGATATTATTGCTGGAAGCAGTATGGGTTCATTAATTGGAGCCTTCTATGGGGCTGGTCATGATATGAGTCGTCTATATAAGCTTGCTACGGCGTTCAGACGTAAATATTATTTGGATTTTACCGTACCAAAAATGGGTTTTATAACAGGAAATCGAGTGAAGGATCTGATTCATATCTTTACAAAAGGTAAACAGATCGAGGAATTAGACGTTAAGTTAGGTGTTATTGCCACTGACCTAATAAAGGGAACAAAACGTGTATTTACACAAGGTAACTTACCAGAAGCAGTGCGTGCGAGCATCTCAATTCCAGGGATTTTTGTCCCTGTTAAGATTGATGGGAATTTGTATGTTGATGGTGGGGTAATTGATCGTGTCCCGATAACTACAGCAAGAGAATTAGGGGCTGATCTTGTAATTGCTGTTGATGTATCTCATGTGAAAGCAGATGTCGAAATCACATCGATCTATGATGTAATTATGCAAAGTATTGATATATTACAAGATGAATTAGTTAAGAGTCGTGGGTTAGATGCAGATGTCATGATCGTACCTGATGTGACGCAGTTTAGCTCCCGCGCTTTTACAAATTTAGAAGAAATTATTCAAATTGGGGAAGAGGAAACAAGACAACATATTCCCTTAATAAAGTCAGCTATATCTTCTTGGGAAGGAGTTCATCATGGGAAATCGTAA